Below is a window of Helicoverpa zea isolate HzStark_Cry1AcR unplaced genomic scaffold, ilHelZeax1.1 pri_000016Farrow_1_scaff_4_deb, whole genome shotgun sequence DNA.
accttcaattaaaaaacattgtattaaaaattgaagttagtgacgaaaacgaatcgctgcaaaaccgactccacgtagtcttgtctgccctacccctagagtgcaattcaaaaccgtgtaggcgcggaggggcaaggcggcctgcgagctgaggcgcaggtagtttcagcgctcgccggcgcggctgaggctggccggcggagccggccagaaagccgaagctgcggtggtgagcgtgaaatccatctgcgacgataagctcgcatgggaccgccggagccgcgacagaagccatgcttgcagcatgttgcatgcttacttccatgctgggtcaattaatatgggatgggTTATAttctaaacaaaaaactcagtacgagttaaaaaaatagaagctaaataaacatttttatgatgtcacttaatagtaattaagaagtttactgttagaatgcatgctacaaaggacaatgctattctttgtatggaagttgggctcaagagttgcccacagtaactgcatagtgtattatgttccataggcttataataggtcccagaccgaaatatttcgaaatctatcccgggagtcctgagaaaaactggtttgactcttattcaatattacgaaaaacatccttacgaactcttaactattccacttttattaccttaattgaaatgcattataatattaatcgacaaatacgaggtattgaacgagaattttttttaccgacttcaaaaaatggaggagtttctcactcagttcgtttgtattctttttacgtaagtacgtgcatattaactccgtcgtttaccaaccgatataaacaatcattttattgtttgaaaggatttactttccaaatagttcctttgttattcggtccagggtctggtgatagaaaccttaaaacaatagggaactctcggaaattgtaagcacatatcgaataaaaacttgtcattcgggtatatgtctccgacaccacaaaactgtggaggttaagacctgacctgccgatggagacgacagtgagacgagggaactccttaacggtaactatttactacctagtgttcgagcttatttaattcgtcctgataagatttttccattgccattacggatattaattgcatgacgctacacgaacttaggactgattgtagtagatagagactgaaaagcaagagaaacaacaattacctttaaacgtctatttctgttattttatcctgttaacagtgaaaccactaactatctgaatgttatttcaagaaaagaaggttgttaggtttgtggctgcttaaaatggctagctaacaatggctggctaacatgagaaccggtttttctcttgaCCTCTGGGACCATCATCctcctagctttttcccaaactatgttggggtcggcttccagtctaaccggattcagctgagtaccagtgctttacaagaagcgactgcctatctgacctcctcaacccagttacccgggcaacccgataccccttgattagactggtgtcagactcactggcttctgactacccataacgactgccaaggatgttcaatgactgccgggacctacagtttaacgtgccatccgaaacacagtcattggtgtctaagatatacttagaaagtacatacaaacttagaaaagttgcattggtacttgcctgacctggaatcgaacccgcgccctcttactcgagaggttggttctttgcccactaggccaccacgactattacCTCTactgacctctgggaccgatttcaaaaatatttggagtccgtcttaagagtgaagtaaagaacctattctaaccattcccactactgggcaaatggcttgggctttataaagtgactgttcaagtttaacattataaccggtttttttcgggacctctgggaccgatttccaaaatatttggatttcgtgttaacagtgcagtaaagaacctatttcgaccactttcactactgggcaaatggctcaggctttgttaagtgactatctatggagaacatttgaaccggttcttctcgggacctctgggaccgatttcaaaaatatttggattccgtcttaagagtgaagtaaagaacctattctaaccattcccactactgggcaaatggcttgggctttataaagtgactgttcaagtttaacgttataaccggtttttctcgggacctctgggaccgatttccaaaatatttagatttcgtgttaacagtgcagtaaagaacctatttcgaccacttttactactgggcaaatggctcaggctttgttaagtgactatctatggagaacatttgaaccggtttttctcgggacctctgggaccgatttcaaaaatatttggatttcatgttcagagtgcactatggaaccagctggaactactcccactgctgggcaaactttgagcccagaccctggcattgtcctttacatgcaaaaaaaataaccatcatgctgagttgtatttagagtggaagataactcgtgtctaagatagtattatttagatgctcgacgctttattaattgtggctgacttagtaatttagaagctGACTTGTTTGTGGCTGACTGCTTAATTAGCACCCGTTATTTATTGATGATGTAATTCACATAAGAATTAAAAATTACGTAATACGAACATAATAAGCAGGGCCGAGTCGACCCCATGAAGGGCTCGTGTGAGAAACCTATTTAGCGTCTCTTTCGTCTTGACAAGATGGTCAACGATCCACTGACTGACTGCGCCGAGCactgcttaactttatgatcgatcgatccgcgcggttttgacttagccacgagttattcAAGCTTCTCGCGAGCTTTTTAGATTAAAATCAAAAGACAACTATTGCATGACATAAAGAACAGGAGAGGAAAAATGATGGGGACACCTTACAGGTCcgtcacgacgattttatcaaaaacatcgtggaagggaaggACGAAGGGAAGGGGTCGTCTAAGgtatagctacatcaagcaaattaaagagaaggtgaatgttgtgacgtatgAGGAAGTTCAgtagttggcgctagataggcgtaaatggaaggagctacaccgacaagagctgggtgCTTAAATCTTAAATCGATGATGCTGAAGTATAGGTAGGCtcatatatgtatgttatgtcCTTTATGTATGGGTATGAAATTATTGAAGAGCAAtggaaataataacaaaaatacatatgttaAATGCGTAAACAATTCAGCAATAAACTACCCCCGAGCGACATGGGAAACCTTGCAAAACAGCTAATGTGtggtaaaataattaacaaagaaaaacattataatttattcatagtTAGTTAGATCATTGTGAGTTCATTTGTTCTTCGTCCAGAGAAACGAATCGGGATATAGTGGAACATGAGATAGAGGAGTCGGTTTTGTACATTCTATATCCCTTCAGCTGCTTGTAcctgtacaaaaataataaatacggattaatacatatgtatattacataCTATCGGAGatcacgttaaactgtaggtctcagctgtcattgaacatcttcggtagtcgttacgggtaatcaaaagctagtaagtctgacaaccagtcttacaaaggggtattgggttgcctacGTAAGTTTGTTAAGATAAATACAAAACCAAACGAACCTTTTCTTGATTAATTTCCAATTACGCTTTTTCCACGCGACTAAAATGAAGATAGCAAAACCAACGACCAGGTTAAATGCGTCGAAGAACTGCCAGACGAAATCACCTTCTGGGAAGAGATTTGTGAAGACGTCCAGGGCCCAGTAGATACACTTCACGCCGAATAACTTCAAGTAAAGAACGAATCTGAAACATTTGAAAGTACAAATATCATAAACGCATCCCATCAATCATAATATAATATCATGTCGTCGTTTCCGCGGACAAGTGGACCACAGGAAGTGTTGCTAACATAGATTTAcgttttttatatactaacaattttgtataaaaaaatatgtatgtatttaaggtatttatctatggacCAATGCGCCTGGAAATAAacttatttgatttgattttataaagctaaagattGTTTGTCTGTACGTTTGTCGGTTTACTTGAACGGGTTAATTACGGAAACTACCGTTTCAATTTGAATCTtttaggcctcatttacggagacgcggggcgtcgcgcgttgcgttgagcggcgcggcccgcactgaattcaaatatatggtGTTGTATGTGTGCGTTTACGGAAAAGCGATTTTAAacgcgtttgtttgaattagggcgttttttgcggccgagcccgcggatggcaccgacgcgtcccacgcggcgtttatcgcggcggcgcacgcagcgGCAATTCTCGATGCAGCTATGTCCGAGGCGGAATCTTCTGTcagtcttatttatttagatttgatCGAGGcgagcgtgcgccgccgcgatgaCCGCCGCGTGCTTCGCCACACGCTAGAGGACTCACCGCGGGCGCCGCGGCGGGCACCGCCACGCTTCCCGTCTCGCTTCTCTATGAACATGGTCGTATATTGctataagtttgtgtttacgcgtgcgatgatgcgtgccgcttcacgcgccgccccaccgtaaacagaaaaaacgttcgacgcgccgcgagacgccacgccacacgcgacgcgagacgccccgcgtctccgtaaaaGAGGCCtttcatgctgatttatgagcaaaagcaaactatcggccgactaaaaagacTGCATTGTTTGCGTAGTCTTAATTTTATcaagttaaaatattaactGGAAACATAAACAAGTAGACAGTACAGACTTAAAAGCTGACCTTCGTATGTCCTCCGTATCCTGATCACTCAAGGGGGATTCTTTGTCGTCAACCACCTTGGTCTCTCTCTTGATCTTCACAACCTTCACACTCGTTAATACTAAGagtactaagtcagccacaaagAGAACCAGTGTGGGTCCATATAAGTATAGTAAAAAGGATTcacctgaaaaaatatttaataccaaTGAATAACTACACCACCTCCATAGGACTACCACATGTCTATTCACAGTAACAAAAGCAAGGGATTTTTTGCAGTTTCCATTTTTAAGTAAGGCTATCAAAGGCCTGTCTTAAATCAATATCTGCAAATGTATCTGTAAAAATCTAGGATTTGTTGATCTTGTTGAACAACTGCTTTTTAACTAACAATTTTGAAGAAATAGATATGGTCGCTTTTATTACAATATGTATGCatatgttaccggccgaacccgattttaggacaaaccagttttgcctaggctcaactagttcttcctataggcgttaggattaactagtatagcctagtccaaactaatttgtcctaagcccgataggacggaccagtttaggctaggcaaaactagttgatcctgatatcaatacgcacactctaggataaactggtatgGCCTAGTCTAAACAACATGTTCATGCGGGAATGCTCCGAACGTCCCACGCCGCTCGCTCCCCGTTCGTCATTTGTCGCGTGGTTTTAAACGCATTTAGCGTCTAGTTGCTAGCCGTGCATAACGTACACGCCCCGAGCGCCTCGCGCCTAATAacgtatttagttaatttaaaaaaatacttacctattatttgttactttgctacatatatgtagtatGATTGTTCGTATTATCAATTTATCCATAACGACGAATCATTATAgtttaataaagatgattatttttctaaacacggagtagtttatttagttcatctatttatttacacttttagatatgtatatgttttgactaggctataccagtttatcctagagtgtgcgtacttatatcagcatgtcgattctataaaatatcacaactcacttcgacatcactctcacttcgacttcgatctaaaggtagaattccgtggacgcgacaatagtcaacctttgaaaatgtatggcaccgttgtcgaggcccgtgacagtcgcgcgcggccgacgaatttcgtaagctgctcgcggcattgtcaaaaatttaattctggttttactaaaattctatagatgttattaagcgctagaccatgttgagaagcgtacggccgcgagcggctcacgaaattcgtcgtccgcgcgcgactgtcgcagccctcggcagcggtgccatacattttcataggttgacttttgtcgcgcgcggctgcgacaatcgcgacccacggaattctaccttaaagtttcgtgattgacattgtcaaactacactagcgcttcactatcgagcgtgttgacaagttgaactaaatcaaagtcgagattttgacagatttgtcaaaatctgtctatctataggggaggtaggggagagatgggcagttgggagacatgatcaaatcagaataaaaggggggtccttttattctgatttctgatcatagttttgtttttttttaattgggtagtttacgttaccgactggtaacggtgttcatccatagactatctgtcatttctgtgagttgtcgtTTTTgtgagacgacctgtcatttggactgaaattattgttggattaataaaataaacacttctttaattaatattatttttaactttataacaagaaatataaaattacttcatgattttatcacaattacggcgaaaacaggcgaaaacaaacaagcttaaacacaatatgaagacagaagatacccgatatattactttcctctatgacagaagagaagaaaatattgtccacagattaataatggtattggcgctgtcagtattttttttcgtagggtaagcatagattatattcacagcacgaatttagagatttctgtttattttatacttaaaagctgcctcaaattccttacaataacaaattataactaaaacatcatatttagctaaaattctgtgtcaaaactgataaaattaaaaactgattaatctcggttgacattttgtcgagtggggaagtcactagcacagcattggtcgatgtcgagctcacttcacttcgcaagtgattaggtgatgtttacagaatgcaaaatcaaggtcgttctgaatcgaatgcgaagtgagagtgaatagcgaagtgaaatgcgagttgttgttcgaattttatagaatcgacgtgcaggcaggccttggccctgttgcgccccgctggggttgctgacagtattctacttgtgtagccctttcatttgatacccatattgagggggctgtgccattttgtgccggcggccatattggatttaattaaaggtgtatacaaaatttcagaccaatcggttgacaggaagagggtgaaatttgaattactaaatttgatccaagaataaataataaaacaaacggggtgagctaaataaaaccgtttaaatatctcgtaatgttgaaactgattgtaatttttaggaaagctctttcattatatctagccgaatataagaaatggcaataaaagttgataatgatctgtaaaatctgattttttatgcaataaattgtgaaaaagtgcccatccctcccctacctcccctaaagtatgaaatgacattacgaatcgaagtgaaatgcgagttgttgatcgagttttatagaatcccagtactagtgttgcctagcctaaactggtccgtcctatcgggcttaggacaaattagtttggactaggctctactagttaatcctaacgcctataggaagaactagttgagcctaggcaaaactggtttgtcctaaaatcgggttcggccggtaacaCATATATGTATTGTATTACAGTTAGAACGAGTTTACAGGTGTATTTTGAAgtctagctgccgactgcaactgccgactgTTGCTGCGATGCAAAAagatttcatgtaaatacatacatacaaaccagtagtatAGCTGCGGCCGATTGCAGCCGCGGCAGTGCTTTTGCAGTTGCACTCGGCAGctggcattcaaaacgtaccttattTTTAACAGCAAATGTACACAAATTGGTTTTAGTAAATAAACTGTAATTTGAAACgagtttttgaatttaaaaaaatgtctatcgtagcaaaagttttaaattattttactttcgaTTCCGTTAATACATTCttactattaaaaaaacagGGTTGTGTCTGGATCTTTGGCAGCAGTCTATGCCGAATGTTAAGGAAGTAGCCCAATCCTGCTGTTAGCGAAGTCATAGCAATTGGTATGCCAAACGcgtaaaaagagtaaaacaggTACTGCATGTGCTGTGTTCTTGCCCATGGACGAGTGCGTttcaaactataaaaaaaaacagatatgtGAAGGTATGGCATTTCATAAAATACCTTTAAAttgtcttaaaaatataaataacaaggCGCCGTTACCTAAAAGTCCACCAAATATCGTAGCACATTATGTTCAACCAGAACTTTGACGATAGCTGAAAGAAGTATGTGATGACCGCTGTAACATAATTTACACAAATCAATGttgcatttaataattaaatgaataaatttTTTTCGATGTGCAGGACCGGCTCGGGTGTATCAAACACTAATGCCTACCTCTAGAATCCAGACTGCTTTGTGGAAGTTTCCACCTACAAATCGAATCTTTTTTCCcgatggaaaatcatcaaatgactccttcCGCTATGAGCTATCAGTGGCGAGGGAGTGGCTGACTTTCATTAACTAAACCCGTCATGTTCCTTCAATAGCCAGGCAGTTCCTTCTGTAGGCctcttatgtaccagggccgcggtaactctttcgaacaatcccgcagccccggcgggccttggccctgctgagCCCCGCTGGGGCTTACTGACATCTCTTTGAAGAGCGCGTGGAATAACGCTCGCCGCCGAAACTCAACGACCACAAACCCACCCCTAACGTGGCCAGGAGTCACCTCTCTATCTCTGGTGTCTTGCTGGGCCATCGCaacggctgggatgagaggtgcaaACTCTCAGTCattccgccgtctccttctcgagcatgactacttcgcagaaggaggcgacggcatcccattccctctcacCCCGGACCATGGTTTGaatcagggccggacgcgagaggtcgctgCCAATTGCCTCGACCAGGACACGGAGGCGGTGCCCTTGCTACACAGGGCACACCTGGATTGTGTAGTCCACGGTATCCTCAAGGCTGTCCGTACATAGGgttgccatccgtccgggtttccccggatttgtcctcgtttggaggccgtccgggggccgtccgggcggggtttcaagaagtgtccggggaaaacccggacacttttcatgtaaggaagcacctcattgaatttaagtatatgttaaaagtaaatggattacaaattaggtattattttgtttaaaaaaaaacgtactcgttcggggaaaaaatgcgatttacgccaaaagtccgggtttttttaatgtttgttcgGGTTTGACGAAATTCGAGATGTCAGCCCTATCCGTACAGTAAGAGGACTTGTATACTTCAATAGTACTATGCGACAATTAGAACAACGAggcaattttttaaatggatttaattaattgttgttattctataatttaaaatacttactgaGACCAATACAAAATTCTCGTGTAATCAACTTCTCCATTATAAGTATCTGTTTAATCGATAAGGACAGAAAGCCAATGCAGAAACAAAACAGGAACGTCATGAGTGTTAAGCCAGGGAGGTTTCTGAGTTCCGGCAGACACGCGTATAGGACCACTGTCAGCATTATGTACAAACATGATACTAGCCTACCtggaaacaattttatttgttagttGTTGATTAGGTCTGTGTCATACAGTGTCATTTTCTGAAGAAGGTGGGATGATATTTCGAGAAATAAAATGGTTTGGTTTTGCTCTATGCatatccgctagtcattttgttctccatggactaATGCCAAAGTAAGGTACTTACAGCTGCTGCTCAGTTCTATGTTAGAGTATTTGAATTTGCTTTGGTAACATATTAGGGCATTCCGGTGAAATATTTGTGTTTTGGAGACAAATGTATCGAAACAGTATTTATCCGGCGTATAGATGAGATAAGGCGGGTTATGCTCCGGTATTTTCACAACCAAATTGCCATTCTGCAAAAAAATCACATATAAGTAAGTATTGGAACATAATCATGGTTTATAAAATTAGGCTTTCGTATGCTGGTGACCTTATTTACTGACGAAATTAATAATCTAAAATCCGCAGTCATTTGAATTCTATTAATAAGAACACTCAATATCAAAATTCTTTGATTACGTCAATCGAAACAAAAATATGGAGACAATAACTCGTTTGTTGATCGTTGTTCATTCCGCAAAACGATAAGTGATAGATTAAGAATCAtcaacagcctttttatcgtcccactgctggatacaggcctcctttcacatggagaaggattcaGCGTTAATCTCGATGAATGCTGAATCGATCAATGCTGGTTGGTGATTCCAGACTTTATACTTCAGGTTTCCCAGGTTTCACCTTAAATCAGCCATTATGAagataaaagattttatttagatGACCTAATTATTAAAGGAAAGTCagtaaaactgaaaatatttttaatccgGTTTGCAGGTTTGCGCAACCTGTTTACGcaatactattattttaatggCAATTTTGCGGATGACAATTATAAACcgactaatataaaaaaataactaactttTAGTAGATAAAAACTCCTAGCTGCAGGATACACTGGCAGTCTTTTCTCGCCGTGATTCTTCTCGCAGACGATCTTctcatatttaaaattgaactccttggttatattaaatctttctAAAAATGTATTGTTCAGTGCAGAAACCATCGGATATAATTTCCTGCGGTATCTTACGCATGTTCGTGCAGTCATGTGGTAGGCTTGTCCCATTGGACAACATTTCCTGGTCCAAGGACCCTTGAGATACAGGCACCCTCTCTTCGTTTCCCGGCCATGGTGAATATCTGATATAGTTTCATTATCCTCAAACTTTAAATCGTAGTATTTTTGGTTCTTCAGTTCGACACTTTCTTCTCTATTACAAAGTTTTGTATTTGATACACTTTCCAAAATAATCACTAAAATAGTAAACAGAGATATAAAATTGATCATTGTATTGAACTTTGACCAGGTATTAACGACCGCATCATTCGGCAGTCTTCGTGAAACTATTGAATATCTGATAGTGGTATTTCCGTGATCATAAGCGCACCTCAGTGTGCCTTCACACTATCGAATTTGCCGCTCGGTTTTTCTGTTCACAGTGCTTTCGAACCAGGGGACTTTATGAGTGATAACTAATGCCAGATTCGTATGGGCGGTTATAAATTGACATCTATCTCCTACCGGTACAAAAGATGACGCCTTTagccaatataaaaataatatttgcgcTCGAAACATGTAGCGCGTATATGTTCGGTTTTCACGGGCGTTGTAAGTAGAGCATATAAGCTCGATAGCAGACAGTTAATAATTACTGGTTCAAGCGATGACTTCTGTAAACTGAGCGTACGTGCGACCGAATAAGCTAGCGTAAAACGGCTTTTAGAATCAGATTTTTGGTGAGATGAACAACGTGTTTCAAACCAGTCCATTATTACCTAAAAATTATATGATTTTAATGAGAATTTTATCATCTAGTTTTCATTCACAGATATAAATACAGCACATCATTTCTGTGAGTATGTAATAAGGGAACTGGTATTTGACTCCAGCTTTAAAAACTCAATGCAGTGGACCTTCTTTCTGGCCGCAGTGCAGTAGGTACTTGGTTTGTGGTGATTAGTCGACGATTACTAGGTAGATAGTTGTTTTAGGCGATgattatcatatattttttcgaTTACTTTATTCACTACTAGGAACTTtaactaattattataaaacaaacctGCTTTCGCGTGTATCCGCCTGTCCGCAATAAACTCTAAACTACTGGAGGTACGGATTTTCATGCAGTTGTCCAAGTTTTAGGGTTgtcagtaaatatattttattgtacagtcgtcgccagcaggtcaacctaaCCGAACCTGTCTTTACCCAATCACATTGGaattccactattgtgataaaattgaaaatctattgaagaaattggtCAGATTCTGATAGGTTGATGTACTGTAAGTACTCTGGACAAGTAAAAAGCACTGACggtaaaaggtaaacaaacataaaataataaaataactttatttttttacattttaattacttacgCATTCggaattaaacaaatataaaattccaATGTTGGAGTACCTACTATAGCTATGTATTATGACATAAACAATTTTTACAAGCTTCTTCTACCTTATGTCtaaaaagtaggtattaatttaaataacttaaaaactttttacatagACATGacgtaaacataataattattattaagtggAGTCATCTTTTTGAATCGCACCAATATAATACCTAGTGaatatcttattttattaatttatgtatacctactaaGTTTATACTAAAAATATCCAGGTATaccaaatatacatataaatatatattttttaatattctgaaTAGTTTCAGGTATACCTAGTAACCAATTCAAACAACACTTTAAGTGTGAGAAgtgataaagtaaaaaaaaagttgtattttttttttaatgctgtGTTCATCTCATATTTAGTGAACACAGCATGCAccacaacattttcatattatttttttacacagtGGTGGCATttgttgatgaaaataaataaatataaatcgttCTGAAAATACCGTTGCTTATAAATACACTAACTGACAGCAACTGTCGACTGCAGAAATAAACCAGACTCTATCTACTATTTTACCTACACATACAACGTCAGTTTTAAAGTCCACAAATCTGGAAAAAAGACTAGCTGTACACCTTCTAGTGTCTGATTTCGACAGACATTCACGAACTTCATGtgattcaattatatttttttgccgtTTAAGCTGATATAACCGAAATACTTCTGGGATAGCGTGAGCCGCTGGCCTGACTTCCAAAGCCTTCTTGACTGTGTGTTACTGTGCTCATAGTGCGAACTGATGACATCATCGTTTTCTCTGTTTCTGAACTCTTCAGTCTGTATCTgtataaaagaacaaaaaagtcttaaaaatatatttaaatatgacACGACATATACTTAAAAGGCAGTTGTAGAATGGGATGCAAATCTATACTTCTATGCTAATAAAACAAAGGGAAACTTTCGGATTCGGAATTctcggaactactgaactgatttaaaagcTTA
It encodes the following:
- the LOC124645535 gene encoding probable G-protein coupled receptor Mth-like 3, which encodes MINFISLFTILVIILESVSNTKLCNREESVELKNQKYYDLKFEDNETISDIHHGRETKRGCLYLKGPWTRKCCPMGQAYHMTARTCVRYRRKLYPMVSALNNTFLERFNITKEFNFKYEKIVCEKNHGEKRLPVYPAARSFYLLKNGNLVVKIPEHNPPYLIYTPDKYCFDTFVSKTQIFHRNALICYQSKFKYSNIELSSSCRLVSCLYIMLTVVLYACLPELRNLPGLTLMTFLFCFCIGFLSLSIKQILIMEKLITREFCIGLTVITYFFQLSSKFWLNIMCYDIWWTFSLKRTRPWARTQHMQYLFYSFYAFGIPIAMTSLTAGLGYFLNIRHRLLPKIQTQPCFFNSESFLLYLYGPTLVLFVADLVLLVLTSVKVVKIKRETKVVDDKESPLSDQDTEDIRRFVLYLKLFGVKCIYWALDVFTNLFPEGDFVWQFFDAFNLVVGFAIFILVAWKKRNWKLIKKRYKQLKGYRMYKTDSSISCSTISRFVSLDEEQMNSQ